The Vibrio tarriae genome includes the window TGATGTGCTGGTGTTGCAACATCCCCTCTATATGTATTCTTGCCCAGCGCTTTTAAAAGAGTGGATTGATCGCGTGTTGAGCAAAGGTTTCGCCTTCGGTAAACAGAGTGAGCTGAAAGGGAAACTTTGGCGCAGTGTGATCACCACCGGCGGCAACCACACCGCCTACGATCAACGTGGTTATAACCGTTATCCGCTGAATGAAATCCTGCAGCCGTTCGAGCTCAGTGCGGCTTTGTGTCAGATGCACTGGATTGAGCCTTTGGTGCTGTATTGGTCACGCAACATCAGTGATCAAGAGCGTGCGCAGCATGCAGAGCGTTATCGGCAATGGCTACAAGAGATCGCCCACTGGCAAGGAGAGCCGTATGACGCCACTGACCAGTGATTTTCTCAGTAGCAGTGTCGTCTTTCTGAGCGCTGCAGTGATTGCCGTCCCCCTTGCGCAGCGCGCGGGATTAGGCTCTGTGCTTGGCTATTTGCTGGCGGGGATTGCGATTGGTCCATGGGGACTGGGCTTGATCCGCGATGTGCAAGCCATTATGCATTTTGCTGAGTTTGGCGTGGTGCTACTACTGTTTCTGATTGGCTTAGAGCTCAACCCGAAAAAACTGTGGAATCTACGCGGCCCCATTTTAGGGCTAGGCGGCGCGCAAGTGGTGGTGACCACTGCGGCGCTTTCCAGTGTCGCGTATTTACTGGGTGTCAGTTGGCAAAGTGCGTTAGTCATTGGTATGGCACTGGCGCTTTCATCGACCGCGATCGCTCTGCGCGTGATTGAAGAGCACGGCTTAACGCGTACTGAAGCGGGACAATCGGGATTTGCGGTGCTGCTATTTCAAGACATTGCGGTGATCCCCATGTTGGCACTGCTGCCAATCCTCGCTGGAAACAGCAGTGGCGATTGGCTGAATGCCCTGTGGATGACGGGAGGAATTGCCGCTTTGTTGCTGGGCGGACATTTTCTGCTTAACCCGTTGTTTCGATACATCGCATTAAGTGGCGTGCGCGAACTGTTTACTGTCGCGGCTTTGCTCTTGGTGGTTGGCATCGCGTTGCTGATGCAGAAGGTTGGTCTTTCGATGGCGCTAGGTACTTTTTTAGCTGGGGTGATCCTCGCAGAAAGCGAGTTTCGTCATGAGCTAGAAATCGCTATCGATCCTTTTAAAGGCTTATTGCTTGGTCTGTTTTTTATTTCGGTGGGTATGGCAGTGGATGTGGGTTTGTTACTCGTCAAGCCTCTGCAGATTATGCTGGCCGTGTTGGGCTTAGTGATTGTCAAAGGTCTAGTGCTCTATCTGCTGGCACGCCTGTCGGGTACGGTTGCCAAAGCGCGCAGCAAAATGGCGGCGATTTTAAGCCAAGGGGGGGAATTCGCCTTCGTGATTTTTACCGCCGCCAGTGCGGAGGGCTTGCTGACGGCC containing:
- the kefG gene encoding glutathione-regulated potassium-efflux system ancillary protein KefG → MRNLVNREQTKAKVLVVYAHPDPQHSVANQVMMEKIADLEHVSIIDLYATYPNFFIDVHAEQQRLREHDVLVLQHPLYMYSCPALLKEWIDRVLSKGFAFGKQSELKGKLWRSVITTGGNHTAYDQRGYNRYPLNEILQPFELSAALCQMHWIEPLVLYWSRNISDQERAQHAERYRQWLQEIAHWQGEPYDATDQ
- the kefB gene encoding glutathione-regulated potassium-efflux system protein KefB; this encodes MTPLTSDFLSSSVVFLSAAVIAVPLAQRAGLGSVLGYLLAGIAIGPWGLGLIRDVQAIMHFAEFGVVLLLFLIGLELNPKKLWNLRGPILGLGGAQVVVTTAALSSVAYLLGVSWQSALVIGMALALSSTAIALRVIEEHGLTRTEAGQSGFAVLLFQDIAVIPMLALLPILAGNSSGDWLNALWMTGGIAALLLGGHFLLNPLFRYIALSGVRELFTVAALLLVVGIALLMQKVGLSMALGTFLAGVILAESEFRHELEIAIDPFKGLLLGLFFISVGMAVDVGLLLVKPLQIMLAVLGLVIVKGLVLYLLARLSGTVAKARSKMAAILSQGGEFAFVIFTAASAEGLLTASQVSFLLVVVSLSMVTTPLLLSAQKYWFVRQLNIEENPLTPDVENKEPRVIIVGFGRFGQIVGRLLYANKIKVTILESDASQVRLLRKYGYKVFYGDATNLELLRAAGVEQAEALVVCTDDPEQVITIVELCQQHFPNLKLLARARSRVEAYQLMSLGVQNYTRETFLSALDLGRKALVQLGMHPYQAKRAEEHFHRLDKAMLKELLPQHNEDKQLELRAKEARTELEEIFSREMDSDQLSRRYWEKE